A single genomic interval of Nomascus leucogenys isolate Asia chromosome 3, Asia_NLE_v1, whole genome shotgun sequence harbors:
- the LOC105738971 gene encoding 40S ribosomal protein S27-like: HENTPLAKNLLHPSPEQEKRKHKKKCLVQSTNSYFMDVKCPGCYKITTVFTHAQRVVLCVGCSIVLCQPTEEKARLMEGCSFSRKQP; this comes from the coding sequence CATGAGAACACACCTCTTGCAAAAAATCTCCTCCATCCCTCTCCAGAACAGGAGAAGAGGAAACACAAGAAGAAATGCCTGGTGCAGAGCACCAATTCCTATTTCATGGATGTGAAGTGCCCAGGATGCTATAAAATCACCACGGTCTTTACTCATGCACAAAGAGTAGTTTTGTGTGTTGGGTGCTCCATTGTCCTCTGCCAGCctacagaagaaaaagcaaggcTTATGGAAGGATGTTccttcagcaggaagcagccctAA